From Pseudoleptotrichia goodfellowii, a single genomic window includes:
- a CDS encoding ATP-binding cassette domain-containing protein, whose amino-acid sequence MERLIINSLKTEIDKTEILKGISFKLNKGETLIIIGESGSGKTMLSRLLIGMKPENAIIRGNIYFDDKDLLSMIEKERSNYRGKRIAYIAQNPMAIFNDFQSIESHAVELFQSQLNFSKKECQEKMISGMKELNLPNSEEIMKKYSFQLSGGMLQRVMFAMMMQLQPELLIADEPTSALDYYNSEKVAEMLKKFQSKNTALIVITHDYDLAEKLGGKVMIMRNGEIVEEGITSEMLKNPESNYGKELLLRKTHTRYKKRSDNV is encoded by the coding sequence ATGGAAAGATTAATTATAAATTCTTTAAAAACTGAAATTGATAAAACCGAAATTTTAAAAGGGATTTCATTTAAGCTGAATAAAGGGGAAACGCTTATTATTATCGGAGAAAGCGGTTCGGGAAAAACTATGCTTTCGAGACTTTTAATAGGAATGAAACCTGAAAATGCGATTATTAGAGGAAATATATATTTTGATGATAAAGATCTGCTTTCAATGATAGAAAAAGAAAGAAGTAATTACAGAGGAAAAAGAATTGCTTATATCGCACAGAATCCCATGGCTATATTTAATGATTTTCAGAGTATTGAATCTCATGCAGTAGAGCTTTTTCAAAGTCAGCTGAATTTTTCAAAAAAAGAATGTCAAGAGAAAATGATTTCAGGAATGAAAGAGTTGAATCTTCCCAATTCGGAAGAAATAATGAAAAAATATTCTTTTCAGTTAAGCGGAGGAATGCTTCAAAGAGTAATGTTTGCAATGATGATGCAACTGCAGCCCGAACTTTTAATAGCTGATGAGCCTACTTCTGCTCTTGACTATTACAATAGTGAAAAAGTAGCTGAAATGCTTAAAAAATTTCAGTCAAAGAATACAGCACTTATAGTTATTACTCACGATTATGATCTTGCGGAAAAATTAGGCGGAAAAGTAATGATTATGAGAAACGGAGAAATAGTGGAAGAAGGAATTACTTCCGAAATGCTTAAAAATCCTGAAAGTAATTACGGTAAAGAACTGTTACTAAGAAAAACTCACACGAGATATAAAAAAAGAAGTGATAATGTATGA
- a CDS encoding ABC transporter permease: MKKSKLFYFSCTLLVILIFIAIFAPLIAPYDPLYTDISQKLQLPSKIHILGTDHMGRDVFSRLVYGTRLSLTISGIITVLTLCVSFPVGIAAGWFGGAWDKLFLWFINVLMAFPSFLLSMALVGILGQGVGNIIIAVTVIEWIYYARILRNMVLSIKQQEYVQAARAIGAPSFYIIRKHILPFVFKPILIAALMNIRNIILMISRFSFLGIGVQPNIAEWGMMLNDAKPYFRRIPGLVLYPGMAIFITVLAFNLLGETFDGKGIKKLWKD; the protein is encoded by the coding sequence ATGAAAAAAAGTAAATTATTTTATTTTTCGTGCACATTATTGGTAATATTGATTTTTATAGCAATTTTTGCTCCGCTGATAGCACCTTATGATCCTTTATATACCGATATTTCTCAGAAGTTGCAGCTTCCGAGTAAAATTCATATTTTAGGAACGGATCACATGGGAAGGGATGTTTTTTCAAGGTTGGTTTACGGAACAAGACTTTCGCTCACAATATCAGGAATTATAACAGTTTTGACTTTGTGTGTAAGTTTTCCTGTAGGAATCGCAGCAGGCTGGTTCGGTGGTGCGTGGGATAAATTGTTTTTGTGGTTTATCAATGTATTAATGGCATTTCCGAGTTTTCTTCTTTCGATGGCACTTGTAGGGATTTTGGGTCAGGGAGTAGGAAATATTATAATTGCTGTAACAGTAATTGAATGGATTTACTATGCGAGAATTTTGAGAAATATGGTTTTGAGCATTAAGCAGCAGGAATATGTTCAGGCGGCACGTGCTATAGGAGCACCGTCTTTCTATATAATAAGAAAGCATATTTTGCCTTTTGTTTTCAAGCCTATTTTGATAGCTGCTCTGATGAATATCAGAAATATCATTTTGATGATTTCGAGATTTTCTTTTTTAGGAATAGGAGTACAGCCCAATATTGCCGAATGGGGAATGATGTTAAACGATGCAAAACCTTATTTCAGAAGAATACCGGGACTCGTACTGTATCCGGGAATGGCTATATTTATTACGGTTCTTGCTTTTAATCTGTTAGGCGAAACTTTTGACGGAAAAGGAATAAAAAAATTATGGAAAGATTAA